One region of Longimicrobium sp. genomic DNA includes:
- the cysS gene encoding cysteine--tRNA ligase, which yields MPIRFYNTLTRREEEFTPLVEGHAGVYVCGPTVYAPPHIGNLRTFFFADTLRRFLEFRGLRVKFVMNLTDVDDKTIRGALRDGVKLDDYTQPFVDALFRDFERLGIRRADAYPRATHYVPQMVDIIRRLEERGLAYVAEGSVYYDISEFPGYGKLSRVDVSAGRRGERVSADEYEKDDVRDFVLWKGAKPEDEQVGAVWDTPWGRGRPGWHIECSAMSMDELGETFDIHLGGVDLVFPHHEDEIAQSEGATGKPFVRYWLHGEFLLLEGDKMAKSTGNIFNLQDLVDRGVNPSAIRYLFLSAHYRSKLNFTFAGLEAAAEAVRRIRGTRNRLRAHPAVRDPDPSDEPVLHPVVDEVLAGFTEAMDADLNTSVALSELHKLVGAVNQRLETLGTRPISEAEQHAALDAFERIDRVFAFVELAERECAVGSELTEWVEERIAARQAARKARDFATADAIRDEIAARGITVEDTPQGSRWSVNA from the coding sequence ATGCCGATCCGCTTCTACAACACGCTGACGAGACGGGAAGAAGAGTTCACCCCGCTGGTGGAGGGGCACGCGGGCGTGTACGTCTGCGGCCCCACCGTCTACGCGCCGCCGCACATCGGCAACCTGCGCACCTTCTTCTTCGCCGACACGCTGCGCCGCTTCCTGGAGTTCCGCGGCCTGCGGGTGAAGTTCGTGATGAACCTCACCGACGTGGACGACAAGACCATCCGCGGCGCACTGCGCGACGGGGTGAAGCTCGACGACTACACGCAGCCGTTCGTCGACGCGCTCTTCCGCGACTTCGAGCGGCTGGGGATCCGCCGCGCCGACGCGTATCCCCGCGCCACGCACTACGTGCCGCAGATGGTCGACATCATCCGCCGGCTGGAGGAGCGCGGGCTGGCCTACGTGGCCGAGGGCTCGGTGTACTACGACATCTCCGAGTTCCCCGGCTACGGCAAGCTCAGCCGGGTCGACGTCTCGGCCGGCCGCCGCGGCGAGCGCGTGTCGGCCGACGAGTACGAGAAGGACGACGTGCGCGACTTCGTGCTCTGGAAGGGGGCCAAGCCCGAGGACGAGCAGGTGGGCGCGGTGTGGGACACGCCGTGGGGCCGCGGGCGCCCCGGGTGGCACATCGAGTGCTCGGCCATGAGCATGGACGAGCTGGGCGAGACCTTCGACATCCACCTGGGTGGGGTGGACCTGGTCTTCCCGCACCACGAGGACGAGATCGCCCAGAGCGAGGGGGCCACCGGAAAGCCGTTCGTGCGCTACTGGCTGCACGGCGAGTTCCTGCTCCTGGAGGGCGACAAGATGGCCAAGAGCACCGGCAACATCTTCAACCTCCAGGACCTGGTGGACCGCGGGGTGAACCCGTCGGCCATCCGCTACCTGTTCCTCTCCGCGCACTACCGCAGCAAGCTGAACTTCACCTTCGCCGGGCTCGAGGCGGCGGCCGAGGCGGTGCGCCGCATCCGCGGCACGCGCAACCGCCTGCGCGCGCACCCGGCCGTGCGCGACCCCGACCCGTCGGACGAGCCGGTGCTGCACCCCGTGGTCGACGAGGTGCTGGCCGGCTTCACCGAGGCCATGGACGCGGACCTGAACACCAGCGTGGCGCTCTCCGAGCTGCACAAGCTGGTGGGCGCGGTCAACCAGCGGCTGGAGACGCTGGGCACGCGGCCGATCAGCGAGGCCGAGCAGCACGCCGCGCTCGACGCGTTCGAGCGCATCGACCGCGTGTTCGCGTTCGTGGAGCTGGCCGAGCGCGAGTGCGCGGTGGGGTCGGAGCTCACCGAGTGGGTCGAGGAGCGCATCGCCGCGCGGCAGGCGGCGCGCAAGGCCCGCGACTTCGCCACCGCCGACGCCATCCGCGACGAGATCGCCGCCCGCGGCATCACCGTCGAGGACACGCCGCAGGGGTCGCGGTGGTCGGTGAATGCTTGA
- a CDS encoding mechanosensitive ion channel domain-containing protein has translation MFQTPPLPRADSLVAAIREAARREPTRPRDLLNPEVLLGSALRIAGAVLVAFVLWWVLRLVIRRIEKSLGTPQPGALTVSEQRTRTLVGLLRSVGRVIIFVIFLFMLMSAVGLDLGPLLAGAGVVGLAISFGAQSLVKDVISGLFILIENQIAVGDVVRIEGVSGAVERMTLRVVVLRDVHGVVHIVPNGEIKKVSNLTRTWSRVVLDVGVAYKEDVDRVMEVMRSVGGELWDDDQWRPLLVEPVEVPGVESFGESSVTIRMMAKTLPLKQWDVARELRRRLKRRFDQEEIEIPFPHQKLVWDGSTPPPQTLELTAGAAGEEEAGDTDEETGAGSLGTAPHHHGETATDDEEA, from the coding sequence ATGTTCCAGACGCCACCGCTCCCCCGGGCGGACTCGCTCGTCGCCGCGATCCGTGAGGCCGCGCGCCGCGAGCCCACGCGCCCGCGCGACCTGCTGAACCCCGAGGTGCTGCTGGGGTCGGCGCTGCGCATCGCCGGCGCGGTGCTGGTGGCGTTCGTGCTGTGGTGGGTGCTGCGGCTGGTCATCCGCCGCATCGAGAAGTCGCTGGGCACGCCGCAGCCGGGGGCGCTCACCGTCAGCGAGCAGCGCACGCGCACGCTGGTGGGGCTGCTGCGCAGCGTGGGACGGGTGATCATCTTCGTGATCTTCCTGTTCATGCTGATGAGCGCCGTGGGGCTGGACCTGGGTCCGCTCCTTGCCGGCGCCGGCGTGGTGGGGCTGGCCATCTCCTTCGGCGCGCAGTCGCTGGTGAAGGACGTGATCAGCGGCCTGTTCATCCTCATCGAGAACCAGATCGCCGTGGGCGACGTGGTGCGCATCGAGGGGGTGAGCGGCGCGGTGGAGCGGATGACGCTGCGGGTCGTCGTCCTGCGCGACGTGCACGGCGTCGTGCACATAGTTCCCAACGGCGAGATCAAGAAGGTCAGCAATCTCACCCGCACCTGGTCGCGCGTGGTCCTCGACGTGGGCGTGGCCTACAAGGAGGACGTCGACCGGGTGATGGAGGTGATGCGCTCCGTCGGCGGCGAGCTGTGGGACGACGACCAGTGGCGGCCGCTGCTGGTCGAGCCGGTCGAGGTCCCGGGGGTCGAGAGCTTCGGCGAGAGCTCCGTCACCATCCGCATGATGGCCAAGACGCTCCCGCTCAAGCAGTGGGACGTGGCCCGCGAGCTCCGGCGCCGGCTGAAGCGCCGCTTCGACCAGGAAGAGATCGAGATTCCCTTCCCGCACCAGAAGCTGGTGTGGGACGGGAGCACCCCCCCGCCGCAGACGCTGGAGCTGACCGCCGGCGCCGCCGGCGAGGAAGAGGCGGGGGATACGGACGAGGAGACGGGCGCGGGGTCCCTGGGCACCGCGCCGCACCACCACGGCGAAACGGCCACGGACGATGAAGAGGCTTAG
- a CDS encoding DUF1963 domain-containing protein, whose amino-acid sequence MGAVFAQLEALRRTPMVAQIGGFRPSEAPHTSWIGHACAPRGEGLPEWNGRPLYPVLQINTSELPSVPRALEGTAVLALFMDLDDLPFDRPHGDGWVIREYASEDGLQPVLAPAGAAGPRAFPIRWAAGDPEGPSWDDAFDLVDLDSIGADDAVADEFHDRFGNWPGTKVGGYPSAIQHEVGLADYVFQVGSEEKAQWDWVDSGIAYFFKSADGEWRWACQFC is encoded by the coding sequence GTGGGCGCGGTGTTCGCGCAGCTCGAGGCGCTGCGGCGGACGCCGATGGTCGCCCAGATCGGCGGGTTCCGCCCGTCGGAAGCGCCGCACACGTCGTGGATCGGCCACGCCTGCGCGCCGCGCGGCGAGGGGCTGCCGGAATGGAACGGGCGGCCGCTCTATCCCGTCCTGCAGATCAACACCTCCGAGCTTCCCTCGGTCCCGCGCGCGCTGGAGGGCACCGCGGTGCTCGCGCTGTTCATGGACCTGGACGACCTTCCCTTCGACCGGCCGCACGGCGACGGCTGGGTGATCCGCGAGTACGCGTCGGAGGACGGGCTGCAGCCGGTTCTCGCGCCCGCGGGCGCCGCGGGGCCGCGCGCGTTCCCGATCCGCTGGGCCGCCGGCGATCCCGAGGGACCCTCCTGGGACGACGCCTTCGACCTCGTCGACCTGGACTCCATCGGGGCCGACGACGCCGTGGCCGACGAGTTCCACGACCGCTTCGGCAACTGGCCGGGGACGAAGGTCGGCGGATATCCGTCCGCCATCCAGCACGAGGTCGGCCTCGCGGACTACGTGTTCCAGGTCGGGAGCGAGGAGAAGGCGCAGTGGGACTGGGTGGACAGCGGCATAGCCTACTTCTTCAAGTCCGCGGACGGCGAGTGGCGCTGGGCGTGCCAGTTCTGCTGA